ACATGAATATTCCCCTGCGCGTACGGCTTTTTTCCGAGGAGCGGGGCATGAAGGCGTTGGGACGGCAGCGGCGGGGCGAGGTGGTGTCCCTGCTGGGGTTCCTTTACGAGCGCGTGGGAGCCGGGGAGTTCTTTTCTCTCCTTGCCCGATGCGGTCAGGCGGTGCTGCTGGACTCCCGGGTGCTCTTTGCCCACTGGAAGAAGGACTTCAGCGACTGGGACAGGTTCCAGTCGGACCTGGGCAGGTATGATCTGGTGAAGGATGACGCCCTGGCGGAATTCACGCGCGGCGCCCTGGAGAGTCCCATCCCCGTGGTGCTGGGGGGGCATTGCCTTGTGTCAGGAGGACTCTGGCTTCTGGCCGAGACGCTGGTGGATGCACAGGCGGCCTGCCATGCTCGGGGAGCAGGTGACCTCTGGCAGACCGCAATGGGGGGTTGTGGGCATGATTGCAGTGGCCTGCCACACCCGGGGAGCGGGGGAGAAGTTCGTGGTCAGGAAAAAGAAGGAGAAGTGGCCCCCAAGGTCGAATGACGTAACCGCGGGCCAGGGTTCGGGAAGGTGGCCATGAACCCGAATTGCGAAGAACGCCGTCGGATCCTGGAGGGGTTCGTGCGGCAGCTACGCGATGTCGTGGCGGCTCGGGTTGAAATCGACGAGGCCGAGAAGGTCACCGCCATCCGGGTCCTGGCCAGGGCCGGACGGAATCCCCGCCAGATCGTGCGGGACGTCCAGTCGGCGTTGTTAGGCCGCTTCGACATGGAGGTGGGATCGGAAGCCGTATCGGTGGCTCAGTTGAGCGACGAACTGGAAGACGAGCTTTCCCCCACGCGGTTCGTCCTGCGCCGGACTGCGCGCAGCGTATCGGGTGGCGTCGGCACCGTCCAGGTGGAGATGTCTCTCGCCGATGAGGTGGTTGAGGCAGGCGCGTCGGCCTCGGCCAGCCCGGGAGCACAGGCACGTGCGGCAGCGCAGGCTGCCCTGCAGGCCGTACATACGTTGCTCGGAGCCGATCTCTTCCACCTGGTGGACGTCAGGATCGTGGAAATGGCGGGCGGCAGGCTGGCGGTTGCGGCCCTGGGGCTGCTGGGGGAGGAACAAAAGGTGTACGCGGGCTGCTGCCCCGTGCGCCTGGACGAAGCAGAAGCAGCCGCTCGTGCCACCCTGGGTGCGCTCAACCGCCATCTCACCTGGTACAGGCAGGGATAAGGTTTGCGAGGGACACCAGCACCGTACCGACTGACCTCAAGCCCAGTGCGCCCGATTGAGAGCCTGTTCGGGTGCACGGTCGCCGTGTTTGATAATGAGCCGCGTACTGAGGATCATCCTGGCGCTGGTCACGTTGATCTTCGCCGTCGGTTCGACCCACCAGTTTGGTTAAGGTGCCGGTGTCCCGCTATTTGTGTGCAGGGTGATGGTCCATGAATCTTGCCCGTACCTGTCCTAAGTTCTTCATATACGCCTGCGTGGTGTTTCTGGTGGGTGCCGTTTGCCTGGGGTACTGGGCGTTCTCCCTTACCGCCTCCGACTGGGTCCAGGTGCTGGTTTTCGCAGTTCTAGCGGCCACGGTGGAGTTGGTGCCTACCCAAATTCCGAGGGAACCGGCCACGGTCGCGCCCGGCTTCGCCGTCATCTACGCTGCACTAGTAGCGTGTGGCGTTCCCCATGCGGCTTGGGTGGCAGCCATTGGTACCCTGCGGCTCCGGGACCTCAAGGGCCAGGTGCCCTGGCCCACCGTGCTGTTCAATCGTGGGCAGCTGGCCGTGTCGGCGTGCGGAGCGGGCGTGGCCTTTATCGCGGCGGGGGGGAGCCCCGGGGCAGTGAGACTCTCCGCGGACATACCTGCGCTGTTGCTCGCAGGGTTGGTGTTCTATGTGATGAACGTGTCGTTCGTAGTGGGGGCGTCAGCCCTGTTCCGCAACGTGCGGTTCTGGGCGACGTGGAAAGCCAACTACCGCTGGGATGTCCCCAGCTTTCTGGGGCTGATACCGCTGGGCGCCGTGCTGGCAGTCCTGTACTTGCAGGTCGGGTGGATCAGCCTTGTGTTGGGCGTGCTACCGCTGATCGTGAGCAAGCAGTCGTTTCAGCGGTATGTGGATGTGCGGGAAGCGTACGTGCAGACCATGGCGGCGCTGACGTCGGCACTGGATGCGAAGGATGCGTACACGCGGGGGCACTGCGATCGGGTGTCGGAGCTGGCTATGGCCATCGGGCGGGAGCTGCACCTGCCCGAGGATAAGCTGGAGCTGCTGGCGCACGTGGGCAGGCTGCACGACGTGGGCAAGATCGGCATCAGGGACGCCGTGCTGAAGAAGCCGGGGATATTCACTCCGGGAGAGTACGGCGAGATGCAGATGCACGCGGTGCTGGGCGCGGATATCGTGGACCGGATCAGCTTGCTGGGCGAGGGGACCAAGTGGGTGATGCACCACCACGAGCGGTTTGACGGCGCCGGGTTTCCCGCCGGGTTGCAGGGAGAAGCGATTCCGCTGGGGGCACGCATCATAGCAGTGGCTGACGCCTACGATGCCCTCACCTCGGACCGGCCATACAAGAAGGCCCTTGGCCGGGAGGAGGCGCTGGCGGAGCTGCGCAGGTGTGCGGGGAGGCAGTTTGACCCGCAGCTGGTGGACGTGCTGGCGAAGGTGGTGGGGGTGGCGCCAGCCCATGCCCGCGAGGAGGCGGAGGCGCAGGCGGCGGCCACCCGGTCGGGAGGCGAGGGGCCTTGAGGTGTGCGGGCTGGTTCCGGCACCTCTGGACCATATACAGTTGGGGAGCGGTGGCAGCTTTCGGGGCTGCCACCGTCTGGCTCCGGCATGACCTCACCACGTCCCGGGTGGTGATGGTCCTTTTCCTCTCGCTCCTGGCGATGATTGCCCGCCAGTTGCCGGTGATGAAGTGGGGGCTGGTGGCCTCCGCGGAGTGGGTGGCTTACTTCGCAGGCGCTCTCTACCTGCCGCCGGTGGCGGCGGGATGGGTACCTTTTCTGACCATCTTCGGCCTGCAGGCCATCGTCGTCCTGCAGCGCCGCAACCGGTTGCCCGGCCAGGTGAGGACCCTTCTGCAGGAGGCCGCCTTTGCGGCCTCCCGCCAGGGGTTGGGATTCATGGTTGCAGTGGGGCTGCTGCGTGACGGGTGGGAGGTCCTGGCTGCGGGATGGTCCGGTGGGGCGTGGTTGGTGCTCGTCTGCTGGGCGGGCTGCGCGGGGGCGACGGGTGTGCTGGAAGCCCTCGCGGGCGCGTTGCGCTATCGGGTGAATCCGGCGCGCGAGATAACCCGGTACCTGACGGAGACAGGTCCGGCCTGGTTGCTGGCTCTACCCCTTGGCTTTGTGCTCTACGTGCTGCTGTACTTTTACGGCACCACCACGGTGGCGGCCACCCTGGTGGTGCTCCTGATCATGCTGCTACTTTATACCCTGCTGGTGTTTGCCGACGTGCAGGGGGCGTACTGGGATACCGTGCATACCCTGGTGCGGACCATGGAATCTCGCGACCAGCTCAGCCCGGGCGAGGGAGAGAGAGGAGCCTGCCTGGCCGCGGCCATGGGGCGAAAGCTCCACCTGCCGGAGGCGGACGTCCGTGCCATATACCTGGGGGCCTTGCTGCGGGACATCGGCCTGGTGGGCCTGGACGAGCGCCTGGCCGGCCACAACGGGGTCCTGCGGGCGGCCGACTACTTCCGGATGTGGGAGCACGCCCTGATCGGAGGGCAAATCCTCGATCGGCTCCCCCGCATGCAGGGGGCAGCGCTCGCCATCCGGCATCATCACGAGCGCTGGGACGGTTCCGGGTATCCCGATGGCCTGGTGGGGACGGATATCCCCCTGGAGGCCCGCCTGGTGGCCCTGGCCGATGCGTACGTGGCCATGACTTCCGACCGCCCCTTCCGGCGCGCCATGCCGGGGCCGGAGGCGTGGGAGCAGATCTCGCGCGGCGAGGGCGTTCAGTTCGATCCCCGCCTGGTGCGGCTGTTCCGGCGGGTGGTAGGGGAGGAGGCGTGCTGGGGGCGAAATGCTTTTAGGCGCCATTATATGCTCCTTTCTGGTAGCTGAGCTGCGGGGCGGACGCATCCGCAATCTGGCGCGGGCCGATTTCCGCCGGCTGGAGTGGGTGCTGGTGGCGGGGTTGATCCACGTCGGCCTGCAGGTGGCGGGAGGGCGGGGCTGGATAGCCCCGGCGTGGTGGACGGGACTCCTGAACGTCCTGGGGTACTTCCTGGCCATGTTCGCCCTGGCCTCCAACCTCCGGTTGCCGGGCATGCGACTGGTGGGGGTTGGCTTGCTCTTGAACCTGGCAGTCATAGCCGCCAACGGGGGCAGGATGCCCGTCTCGGCTGCCGCCTTGCAGGCGGTGGGGCTGGGTCGGCTTGTGCCCGCACTGGCCAGTGGGGACGTGCCCACCCATACCCTGATGGGGGACCATACCAGACTGGCTTTCCTGGGGGATGTCTTCCGCCTGCCTCCGCCCTACTGGCGCCCGTGCGCCTTCAGCCTGGGCGATGCCGTGCTGGCCGTGGGTGCATTCCTGCTCATCCAGGGTTTGATGGGTGCCGGCCGCCCCAACCGGCCCGCGTGAAGGCACCGCCCCTTCTCTTCTTTCCCGTTGATGGTATAGTGTAGGGTGGATTGTGAAGGCGCCCCCGGGTTCCGCGGCAAGGTACGGGGCGCGCCACGAGGAGGGTCACACGGGTTGCCCGGCATGAAGGTGGGTGGGCAATGGAAGGCGAGGGAGTGCGACTTACGCTTTTTCCGTGACCTCGTGATGACGGCTTTTCTGGTTGCCCCAGAGAGTGGCGAACCGTTAAGGTTTGGGTGCGGGGCGCGCGGCGCGCGGGTGGGTTGAGTTGGGGGCGGTGCGGTGCTAGAATCTGTGTGGTATGGTGAAATTCCTGACCGAACTGGTGACCGGAAATACGAACGAGCGGGAACTGCGCCGCCTTCGCCGCCTGGTCGACCGCATCAATGCTCTGGAACCGGAGGTGGAGCGTCTCAGCGACCCGGAGTTGGCCGGGCGGACGCCTGAGTTCAGGCAGCGCCTGGCCAACGGTGAGGGCCTGGATGACATCCTGCCTGAGGCCTTTGCCGTGGTGCGGGAAGCGGCGCGCCGAAGCCTGGGGCTGCGGCACTTCGACGTGCAGCTCATGGGAGGTATTGTCCTTCACGAAGGTAACATCGCCGAGATGAAGACGGGCGAGGGCAAGACCCTGGTGGCCACCCTGGCCGCCTATGTGAACGCCCTGCCCGGCGAGGGTGTGCACATCGTCACCGTCAACGACTACCTGGCCCGGCGCGACGCCGAGTGGATGGGTCCCATCTACCGCATGCTGGGTCTCACCGTGGGCGTGGTGGTGCACGGGCTGGACTTCGCCGAACGGCGGGCCGCCTACCTGGCCGACATCACGTACGGCACCAACAGCGAGTGCGGTTTCGACTACCTCCGC
This genomic interval from Bacillota bacterium contains the following:
- a CDS encoding HD-GYP domain-containing protein, whose translation is MNLARTCPKFFIYACVVFLVGAVCLGYWAFSLTASDWVQVLVFAVLAATVELVPTQIPREPATVAPGFAVIYAALVACGVPHAAWVAAIGTLRLRDLKGQVPWPTVLFNRGQLAVSACGAGVAFIAAGGSPGAVRLSADIPALLLAGLVFYVMNVSFVVGASALFRNVRFWATWKANYRWDVPSFLGLIPLGAVLAVLYLQVGWISLVLGVLPLIVSKQSFQRYVDVREAYVQTMAALTSALDAKDAYTRGHCDRVSELAMAIGRELHLPEDKLELLAHVGRLHDVGKIGIRDAVLKKPGIFTPGEYGEMQMHAVLGADIVDRISLLGEGTKWVMHHHERFDGAGFPAGLQGEAIPLGARIIAVADAYDALTSDRPYKKALGREEALAELRRCAGRQFDPQLVDVLAKVVGVAPAHAREEAEAQAAATRSGGEGP
- a CDS encoding HD domain-containing phosphohydrolase, whose translation is MRCAGWFRHLWTIYSWGAVAAFGAATVWLRHDLTTSRVVMVLFLSLLAMIARQLPVMKWGLVASAEWVAYFAGALYLPPVAAGWVPFLTIFGLQAIVVLQRRNRLPGQVRTLLQEAAFAASRQGLGFMVAVGLLRDGWEVLAAGWSGGAWLVLVCWAGCAGATGVLEALAGALRYRVNPAREITRYLTETGPAWLLALPLGFVLYVLLYFYGTTTVAATLVVLLIMLLLYTLLVFADVQGAYWDTVHTLVRTMESRDQLSPGEGERGACLAAAMGRKLHLPEADVRAIYLGALLRDIGLVGLDERLAGHNGVLRAADYFRMWEHALIGGQILDRLPRMQGAALAIRHHHERWDGSGYPDGLVGTDIPLEARLVALADAYVAMTSDRPFRRAMPGPEAWEQISRGEGVQFDPRLVRLFRRVVGEEACWGRNAFRRHYMLLSGS
- a CDS encoding DUF5317 domain-containing protein, whose protein sequence is MLLGAIICSFLVAELRGGRIRNLARADFRRLEWVLVAGLIHVGLQVAGGRGWIAPAWWTGLLNVLGYFLAMFALASNLRLPGMRLVGVGLLLNLAVIAANGGRMPVSAAALQAVGLGRLVPALASGDVPTHTLMGDHTRLAFLGDVFRLPPPYWRPCAFSLGDAVLAVGAFLLIQGLMGAGRPNRPA